The sequence GCTCGGGGCATGATCCCCACCCGCTGGGTCCACGTCGCGTACGCCGTGACGATGGCGCTCCTCGTCGCGCTCGCCGTGACCGGGCTCGACGACCCGACGCCCGCCCTCGCCGCCGTCGGGGTCATGGCCGCGCTGTACCTCCTGGCGGGCCGGCCGGCGCTCGTCGCGTCCGCTGCGGCGGCGCCGCACGACCCGGTGCGGCCGGAGCCCTCGGCCGTCGTCTTCCTCGTGCTCGCGATCCCGGCGGCCACCTGGGGCGTCGCGACCCTGTCGTCGTTCGCGGTCGTGCAGTGCGTGCTGTGCCCCATGGTCTGGTTCCTCCTGCCGCGGATCCGCGACGCCGTCCTCGGCACGCTCGTGCTCACGGGATCCGTCGCCGTGGGCTTCGTCATCGGCTTCGGCGACCTGCCCGGCGCGCTCCCGACCATGGCGGTGTCGCAGGGGCTGAGCCTCGGCGGGAGCATCGCGCTCGGCCTGTGGATCACGCGCATCGACGACCTCAGCCGCGAGCGCCTCGAGCTGCTCGACGGGCTGCGGGCCGCGCAGGCGCAGGTCGAGGAGCTCGGCCGCGCGGCCGGGGCGGCCCGCGAGCGGGAGCGGCTGTCCGCGGACATCCACGACACGGTCGCGCAGGACCTCACGGGCGTCGTGATGCTCGCCCAGCGCGGCCGACGCGAGCTCCGCGGCGGCGGCGACGCCGAGGCGCTCGACCGCACCCTAGCCCTCCTCGAGGACAGCGCGCGCGACGCGCTCACCCAGACCCGCGCGATCGTCGCCGCCACCGCGCCGGTCGAGCTGACCGACGGGCTCGGCCCCGCGCTCGCCCGGCTGGGCGCCCGCCTGGCCCGCGAGACCGGGATCCCCGTCGAGGTGCGAGCCGATCCCGCCATAGGTCCCGTGGACCGCGACGCCGAGGTGGTCCTCCTCCGCTGCGCCCAGGAGGGCCTCGCGAACGTGCGCCGCCACGCGGGCGCGTCCGGCGTGGAGCTGAGGCTCGCGAGCGACGGCGCCGACGTCGTCCTCGCCATCCGCGACGACGGCCGCGGGTTCGACCCCGACCGCGCGTCCGCGGGCTACGGGATCGACGGGATGCGCCGCCGCCTCGCCGCCGCCGCCGGGCGCCTCGACGTCGCCACCGGGCCCGGCGGGACCACGCTCACCGCGCGGATCCCCGCCCGCGCCCCCGCGGCCGGTGCCGCAGCCGACCCCGCAGCGCCCGCCGTGACCCCGCCCGCCGCGACCCCGCCCGCCGTCGCGACGGCGGCCCGCGCGTGACCGCCCCGCGGATCCGCGTCGCCGTCGTCGACGACCACCCCGTCGTCCGCGCCGGCCTCGCCGCCCTGCTCGCCTCCGCCGACGACCTCGAGGTGGTCGGCCAGGCCGCCGACGGCGAGGCCGCGGTCGCGCTCGTCCGCGCCGAGCGCCCCGACGTCGTGCTCATGGACCTCCGCATGCCCGTCCTCGACGGCGCCGGCGCGACCGCCCGGCTCCGCGAGGAGGCGCCGGGCGTGCGCGTCCTGGTGCTCACGACCTACGAGACCGACGCGAGCATCCTCACCGCCATCGAGGCGGGCGCGAGCGGCTACCTGCTGAAGGCGGCGCCCGAGGAGGAGATCCTCGCGGGCGTCCGCGCGGTGGCCCGCGGCGACGTCGCCCTCGCGCCGGCCATCGCCGCCTCGCTCGTCCGGCAGGTCGCGCGTCCGGCGGCCGCCCCGCCCGCGGCCCCGACGCCGACCCTCAGCCCGCGTGAGACGGAGGTCCTCGCGCTCGTCGCCGCGGGCCGCACGAACGCGCGCATCGCCCTCGAGCTGCACGTGACGCCCGCGACCGTGAAGACCCACCTGCTGCACGTGTTCGAGAAGCTCGGCGTCGGCGACCGCACCCGCGCGGTCACGCTCGCGATGGAGCTCGGCCTCCTGCCGCCCGCGACGCCGCGGTAACGCTCGCGATGGAGCTCGGCCTCCTGCCGCCCGCGACGCCGCGGTAACGCTTGGATAACGTCTCCCGGAAGCCGTATCGGCGCCTGCGGAAATGGATATGTTCTGACCGACGACGAAAGCACGGATCCCCGCCCACGCGCCGATCCGACGGCCGTCGCCCCGCACCACATCCCGCACACCACCACAGCAGAACCCGACCCGAGGACGCGTCGGCGCACCACGACGGCCCCCGCGAGGACGCGACGGCCAGGTGCCCCCCACGCCCCGGACGGGCCACCCGAGAGGACCGGCCGACATGGCATCCGGACACAACGCACGAAAGATCAGCTCCCTCCTCCTCCTCGCCGGCGTCGCCGTCGGCATGACCGCCTGCGCACCGCAGGGCGCGACGAACACCGGCTCCGGCGGTGACGCGGCATCCGGCGGCACCGAGTGCAACGTGGGCATCTCGATGCCGACCCGCAGCCTCGAGCGCTGGATCAACGACGGCGAGGGCCTCAAGTCCAAGCTCGAGGGCGACGACTGCACCGTCGACCTCCAGTACGCCGACAACAAGACCGACGCCCAGATCAGCCAGATCCAGAACCAGGTCGCCGGCGGCGCCAAGATCCTCGTGGTCGCGGCCGTCGACGGCAAGACGCTGGGCCCCGCCCTCGAGGACGCGAAGAGCCAGGGCGTCACCGTCATCGCCTACGACCGCCTCATCAACGGCACCGACGCCGTCGACTACTACGCCACCTTCGACAACTACAAGGTCGGCCAGCTCCAGGGCGAGTTCATCAAGGACCAGCTGAAGCTCGACGAGGCCGCGGGCCCGTTCACCATGGAGCCCTTCGCGGGCAGCCCCGACGACAACAACGCCGGCTTCTTCTTCGGCGGCGCGTGGGACGTCCTCCAGCCCTACGTCGCGAGCGGCAAGCTGACGGTGCCCTCGGGCAAGTCGCCGGCCACGAGCGCCGACTGGCAGTCCATCGGCATCCTCGGCTGGGGATCCGACGACGCGCAGGCCGAGATGGACAACCGCCTGCAGTCGTTCTACACGGGCGGCCAGAAGGTCCAGGTCGTGCTCTCGCCCAACGACAGCCTCGCGCTCGGCATCGAGGCGTCGCTCTCCAGCGCCGGCTACGCGCCCGGCGCCGACTGGCCCGTCATCACCGGCCAGGACGCCGACAAGGCCAACGTCCAGGCGATCCTCCAGGACAAGCAGTCCATGACCGTCTGGAAGGACACGCGGGCGCTCGGCGACCAGGTCCAGAAGATGATCGGCGAGATCGTGAAGGGCGACGAGGTCACGGTCAACGACACCAAGACGTACGACAACGGCAACAAGGTCGTCCCGTCCTACCTCCTCGACCCGCAGGTGGTCGTGAAGGACGACGTGCAGAAGACGCTCGTCGACTCCGGCTTCCTCAAGGCCTCCGACGTCGGCCTGTAGCCCGACCCGCGGCCGACGGGCGCCCGGCACCACGCCGGGCGCCCGTCGGCCGCGCATCCGTCTCCACCCGGCGCGCGTCGATCCGACGCGCGCCACCGACCCGAACGGGAACCAGGAGCCACAGGAATGAACGACGTCATCCTCCAGATGACCGGCATCGTCAAGGAGTTCACCGGCGTGCGCGCCCTCGACGGCGTGGACGTCACCGTCCGACGTGGCGAGGTGCACGCCATCTGCGGCGAGAACGGCGCGGGCAAGTCGACGCTGATGAAGGTGCTCAGCGGCGTCTACCCGCACGGCACGTACGAGGGCACCATCACCATCGACGGCCGCGAGGTCCGCTACGGATCCATCAACGACAGCGAGCGCGACGGGGTGGTCATCATCCACCAGGAGCTCGCGCTCAGCCCCTACCTCTCCATCGCGGAGAACATCTTCCTCGGCAACGAGATGTCGCGCGGCGGCGTGATCGACTGGAACAGGACCAACCTCGAGGCGGTCAAGCTCCTGAAGCGCGTGGGCCTCGACGAGAACCCGGCCACGCGCGTGCTCGAGCTCGGCGTGGGCAAGCAGCAGCTCGTGGAGATCGCGAAGGCGCTCTCCAAGGAGGTGAAGCTCCTGATCCTCGACGAGCCGACCGCCGCCCTCAACGACGACGACTCGGCGCACCTGCTCGGCCTCATCGGCCAGCTGCGCGACCAGGGCATCACGAGCATCATCATCAGCCACAAGCTCAACGAGATCCGGGCCATCGCGGACGACGTCACCGTCATCCGCGACGGCAGGACCATCGAGACGTTCCCGGTCACCGACTCGGACGAGATCGAGACGCGCATCATCCGCGCCATGGTCGGCCGGCCGCTCGACGCGCAGTTCCCGCCGCGCGACCCGCGCATCGGCGCGGAGAAGCTGCGGGTGGAGAACTGGACCGTGCACCACCCGGTGGACGTCGACCGCGTCGTCGTCGACGACGCGTGCTTCACGGTCCGCGCCGGCGAGGTCGTGGGCTTCGCGGGCCTCATGGGCGCCGGCCGCACCGAGCTCGCCATGAGCATCTTCGGGCGCTCCTACGGCACCGGCATCACCGGCCGGATCTTCAAGGACGGCCAGGAGATCCGCACCCGCACCGTGAGCGAGGCCATCAAGAACGGCATCGCCTACGCGACCGAGGACCGGAAGCGCTACGGGCTGAACCTCATCGGCAGCATCACGGTGAACGTCTCCGCCGCGGCGCTCTCCAAGCTCGTCAAGCTCGGCGTGATCGACCGGCACCGCGAGTACGCGGTCGCCGACGACTACCGCAAGAAGATGAACATCAAGACGCCCGACGTCTCGGGGGTCGTCGGCAAGCTGTCCGGCGGCAACCAGCAGAAGGTCGTCCTCAGCAAGTGGATCTACTCGGGTCCCGACGTCCTCATCCTCGACGAGCCCACCCGCGGCATCGACGTGGGGGCGAAGTACGAGATCTACAGCATCATCAACCAGCTCGCGGCCGAGGGGAAGGCGGTCATCGTCATCTCCTCCGAGCTGCCGGAGCTCATCGGCCTCTCGGACCGGATCTACACGATCGCCGAGGGCCGGCTCACCGCGGAGGTCGCCCGGGCCGACGCCACCCAGGAGGAGCTGATGCGGCACATGACCGCCAGCCGGAAGTCAGGAGCGCAGAAGTGACCGTCGTACCCGAGCAGGCCACCGCGCCGAACGTGCCCACGCCGGACGGCGTGAAGAAGCGCCCGCGTCGGCGCATCGACCTCCGCCAGTACGGGATCCTCGCGGCGCTCGCCGTCATCATCCTGCTGTTCCAGGTCCTCACCGAGGGGCGGCTGCTCTACCCGGGCAACGTCGCGAACCTCATCCAGCAGAACGCGTACGTGCTGATCCTCGCGATGGGCATGGTCATCGTGATCATCGCGGGCCACATCGACCTGTCGGTGGGCTCGGTCGTCGCGACGGTCGGAGCCGTGGCCGCGCTGAGCATGAACGAGTGGGGGCTGCCGTGGGGGACCGCGGTCGTCCTGTCGCTCGTGGTCGGCGCGCTGATCGGCGCGTGGCAGGGCTTCTGGGTCGCGTTCGTCGGGATCCCGGCGTTCATCGTCACGCTCGCGGGCATGCTCGTGTTCCGCGGCGTCGCGCTCGTACTCCTCACCGGCGGCACGATCTCGGGCCTGCCGGCGGGCTTCAACTCCATCGGATCCGGCAACCTGCCGACCACGGGCGCACCCGACCTCCTCACGCTGGGGATCGGCGCGCTCGTGTCGGTCG is a genomic window of Clavibacter capsici containing:
- the mmsA gene encoding multiple monosaccharide ABC transporter ATP-binding protein — its product is MNDVILQMTGIVKEFTGVRALDGVDVTVRRGEVHAICGENGAGKSTLMKVLSGVYPHGTYEGTITIDGREVRYGSINDSERDGVVIIHQELALSPYLSIAENIFLGNEMSRGGVIDWNRTNLEAVKLLKRVGLDENPATRVLELGVGKQQLVEIAKALSKEVKLLILDEPTAALNDDDSAHLLGLIGQLRDQGITSIIISHKLNEIRAIADDVTVIRDGRTIETFPVTDSDEIETRIIRAMVGRPLDAQFPPRDPRIGAEKLRVENWTVHHPVDVDRVVVDDACFTVRAGEVVGFAGLMGAGRTELAMSIFGRSYGTGITGRIFKDGQEIRTRTVSEAIKNGIAYATEDRKRYGLNLIGSITVNVSAAALSKLVKLGVIDRHREYAVADDYRKKMNIKTPDVSGVVGKLSGGNQQKVVLSKWIYSGPDVLILDEPTRGIDVGAKYEIYSIINQLAAEGKAVIVISSELPELIGLSDRIYTIAEGRLTAEVARADATQEELMRHMTASRKSGAQK
- a CDS encoding substrate-binding domain-containing protein — translated: MASGHNARKISSLLLLAGVAVGMTACAPQGATNTGSGGDAASGGTECNVGISMPTRSLERWINDGEGLKSKLEGDDCTVDLQYADNKTDAQISQIQNQVAGGAKILVVAAVDGKTLGPALEDAKSQGVTVIAYDRLINGTDAVDYYATFDNYKVGQLQGEFIKDQLKLDEAAGPFTMEPFAGSPDDNNAGFFFGGAWDVLQPYVASGKLTVPSGKSPATSADWQSIGILGWGSDDAQAEMDNRLQSFYTGGQKVQVVLSPNDSLALGIEASLSSAGYAPGADWPVITGQDADKANVQAILQDKQSMTVWKDTRALGDQVQKMIGEIVKGDEVTVNDTKTYDNGNKVVPSYLLDPQVVVKDDVQKTLVDSGFLKASDVGL
- a CDS encoding sensor histidine kinase, producing MIPTRWVHVAYAVTMALLVALAVTGLDDPTPALAAVGVMAALYLLAGRPALVASAAAAPHDPVRPEPSAVVFLVLAIPAATWGVATLSSFAVVQCVLCPMVWFLLPRIRDAVLGTLVLTGSVAVGFVIGFGDLPGALPTMAVSQGLSLGGSIALGLWITRIDDLSRERLELLDGLRAAQAQVEELGRAAGAARERERLSADIHDTVAQDLTGVVMLAQRGRRELRGGGDAEALDRTLALLEDSARDALTQTRAIVAATAPVELTDGLGPALARLGARLARETGIPVEVRADPAIGPVDRDAEVVLLRCAQEGLANVRRHAGASGVELRLASDGADVVLAIRDDGRGFDPDRASAGYGIDGMRRRLAAAAGRLDVATGPGGTTLTARIPARAPAAGAAADPAAPAVTPPAATPPAVATAARA
- a CDS encoding response regulator transcription factor gives rise to the protein MTAPRIRVAVVDDHPVVRAGLAALLASADDLEVVGQAADGEAAVALVRAERPDVVLMDLRMPVLDGAGATARLREEAPGVRVLVLTTYETDASILTAIEAGASGYLLKAAPEEEILAGVRAVARGDVALAPAIAASLVRQVARPAAAPPAAPTPTLSPRETEVLALVAAGRTNARIALELHVTPATVKTHLLHVFEKLGVGDRTRAVTLAMELGLLPPATPR